A genomic segment from Streptomyces sp. NBC_01233 encodes:
- a CDS encoding SAM-dependent methyltransferase, translating into MSREQISMIAHAAHPIKSPLDDDSVSRLLERGLPRGDERVLDLGCGTAEWLLRALEARPHLHAEGVDVSEVALTQARRAAGELGVDERLVLHQQEAADFVSAQPFDLVISVGATHAFGGLLPTLAAARKHLAPGGRVLIGECFWDRAPSPAAVEMFGDLADLATTVDHVVADGWTPVHGHVSTRSELDAYEWACWGSLASWALDHPDDPAAAQVLETATAQRSEWLHGYRDSFGFLCLVLRRTQSCG; encoded by the coding sequence GTGAGCCGCGAACAGATCTCCATGATCGCCCATGCCGCCCACCCGATAAAGTCTCCGCTCGACGACGACTCGGTCAGCCGGCTGCTCGAACGCGGCCTCCCGCGGGGCGACGAGCGGGTACTCGACCTCGGATGCGGCACAGCGGAATGGCTTCTGCGCGCTCTGGAGGCGCGCCCGCACCTGCACGCCGAGGGCGTCGACGTCTCCGAAGTCGCCCTGACGCAGGCCCGCCGGGCAGCGGGCGAACTCGGAGTCGACGAGCGCCTGGTCCTCCACCAACAGGAGGCCGCGGATTTCGTTTCTGCACAGCCGTTCGACCTGGTGATCAGCGTCGGCGCCACGCATGCCTTCGGCGGTCTTCTCCCCACCCTCGCGGCGGCCCGCAAGCACCTGGCTCCCGGAGGCCGCGTTCTGATCGGTGAGTGCTTCTGGGACCGCGCCCCTTCACCAGCGGCCGTCGAGATGTTCGGTGACCTCGCCGACCTGGCGACCACGGTGGACCACGTCGTCGCCGACGGATGGACCCCTGTCCACGGCCATGTCAGCACCCGCAGTGAGCTGGACGCCTACGAGTGGGCCTGCTGGGGCTCGCTGGCCTCGTGGGCCCTGGACCACCCGGACGATCCGGCCGCCGCACAGGTACTGGAGACGGCCACCGCCCAGCGTTCGGAGTGGCTGCACGGGTACCGGGACAGCTTCGGCTTCCTCTGCCTGGTCCTGCGTCGAACCCAGTCGTGCGGATGA
- a CDS encoding cupin domain-containing protein, which produces MRIITPSDGNVTVSPNATMTGLAAPSRGSTELSTWTVSMDAGATGPEHSVTREQVWTVTAGALEVTCDGDTHKVLAGQTFILPSGLLRRVHAPERAEAHVAMHCDALASVPGTEGTRELPWAR; this is translated from the coding sequence ATGCGCATCATCACTCCGTCGGACGGCAACGTCACCGTCTCCCCGAACGCCACCATGACCGGCCTGGCGGCCCCCAGCCGCGGCAGCACCGAACTCAGCACCTGGACGGTCAGCATGGACGCCGGAGCAACCGGTCCCGAGCACTCCGTCACTCGTGAACAGGTCTGGACGGTCACCGCGGGCGCCCTGGAAGTGACCTGCGACGGCGACACCCACAAGGTCCTGGCCGGCCAGACCTTCATCCTGCCCTCCGGGCTCCTGCGCCGGGTCCACGCCCCGGAGCGGGCCGAGGCCCACGTCGCGATGCACTGCGACGCCCTCGCCTCCGTACCCGGCACCGAGGGCACCCGCGAACTGCCCTGGGCCCGCTGA
- a CDS encoding IS630 family transposase, which yields MGTAVAVVLGPEVRERLARTVCSPKSQVRAALRAKIVLAAADGRANGAIARELEVSVNTVRKWRGRFAASGLDGLRDAGRSGRPKIYGPHVRVAIVATATSAPPHPEATWSHRTIAAQIAGTCFAPVSASQVGRILADLDLKPHKVRGWLTRRDTPDFWERAADVCALYLDPPEGVVVLSIDEKTAIAARSRRYPGRPAAPGEFARQEFEYRRHGTASLVAALEVTSGEVLTEVIARNDAATFTAFLDQLDRAIAPDKEIHVVLDNGSSHTAKHTKAWLAAHPRWHVHWTPPHASWLNQAELFFSALTRRVLRNGDFASRDDLINKLETYVIKHNDTAKPYRWTYEGTPLKAA from the coding sequence GTGGGGACGGCGGTTGCGGTGGTGCTCGGGCCGGAGGTTCGTGAGCGGCTGGCACGAACGGTCTGCTCGCCGAAGTCGCAGGTGCGGGCAGCGCTGCGGGCCAAGATCGTGCTCGCGGCGGCGGACGGGCGAGCCAACGGCGCGATAGCGCGGGAGCTGGAGGTCAGCGTGAACACGGTACGCAAGTGGCGGGGCCGGTTCGCCGCCAGCGGGCTGGACGGGCTGCGGGACGCCGGGCGGTCCGGACGGCCGAAGATCTACGGGCCCCACGTGCGGGTGGCGATCGTGGCCACGGCGACCAGTGCTCCGCCGCACCCGGAGGCGACCTGGTCGCACCGGACCATCGCCGCACAGATTGCGGGCACCTGCTTCGCGCCGGTCTCCGCGTCGCAGGTCGGGCGGATCCTGGCGGACCTGGACCTGAAGCCGCACAAGGTCCGCGGCTGGCTCACCCGCCGCGACACCCCCGACTTCTGGGAACGCGCGGCGGACGTGTGCGCCCTCTACCTCGACCCGCCCGAGGGCGTGGTGGTGCTCTCGATCGACGAGAAGACCGCGATCGCCGCCCGCTCGCGCCGGTATCCCGGGCGCCCCGCCGCTCCTGGCGAGTTCGCCCGCCAGGAGTTCGAGTACCGGCGCCACGGCACCGCTTCCCTGGTCGCCGCCTTGGAGGTGACCAGTGGCGAAGTGCTCACCGAGGTGATCGCCCGCAATGACGCGGCGACCTTCACCGCGTTCCTGGACCAGCTGGACCGGGCCATTGCCCCCGACAAGGAGATCCACGTAGTGCTCGACAACGGCTCCTCCCACACCGCCAAGCACACCAAGGCATGGCTGGCCGCGCATCCGCGCTGGCACGTTCACTGGACCCCACCGCACGCCTCCTGGCTCAACCAGGCCGAGCTGTTCTTCTCCGCCCTGACCCGCCGGGTCCTGCGGAACGGCGACTTCGCCAGCCGCGACGACCTGATCAACAAGCTGGAGACCTACGTGATCAAGCACAACGACACGGCCAAGCCTTACCGCTGGACCTACGAGGGCACCCCACTCAAGGCGGCCTGA
- a CDS encoding beta-galactosidase, with product MLTYDQDGFRRAGRPHRIVSGALHYFRVHPELWEDRLTRLRALGANTVDTYVPWNFHETAPGKADFTGWRDLGRFLRLAQDLGLDAVVRPGHQQLFEWEIRPLPLTGPTGLDRLDWSGNRAAARPAGRPGFHRFTHALADGHGPADAFLDLSGWGTGLVWLNGFLLGHYDTPRGPQRTLYAPGPLWCDGENEIVVLELERPGTELPLRDRPDLGRTTVVTLR from the coding sequence ATGCTCACGTACGACCAGGACGGATTCCGGCGCGCGGGCCGCCCCCACCGCATCGTCTCGGGCGCCCTGCACTACTTCCGGGTCCATCCGGAGCTCTGGGAGGACCGGCTCACGCGCCTGCGCGCCCTGGGGGCGAACACCGTGGACACTTACGTCCCCTGGAACTTCCACGAGACCGCCCCCGGCAAGGCCGACTTCACCGGCTGGCGCGACCTCGGCCGGTTCCTGCGCCTCGCCCAGGACCTCGGCCTCGACGCCGTCGTCCGCCCCGGCCACCAGCAGCTGTTCGAGTGGGAGATCCGGCCGCTGCCGCTCACCGGCCCGACCGGCCTCGACCGGCTCGACTGGTCCGGGAACCGTGCCGCGGCCCGGCCGGCCGGACGTCCCGGCTTCCACCGCTTCACCCACGCGCTCGCCGACGGGCACGGGCCGGCCGACGCCTTCCTCGACCTGTCCGGCTGGGGGACCGGCCTGGTCTGGCTGAACGGCTTCCTCCTCGGTCACTACGACACCCCGCGCGGCCCGCAGCGCACCCTCTACGCTCCCGGACCCCTGTGGTGCGACGGCGAGAACGAGATCGTCGTTCTGGAACTGGAGCGCCCCGGCACCGAGCTGCCGCTGCGCGACCGGCCCGACCTCGGCCGCACGACGGTCGTCACGCTCCGGTAG
- a CDS encoding DUF2867 domain-containing protein has protein sequence MRLPRTDHTDRPWRIHEIADDFTVEDVWALPTPGGPDDLALLVRQFAEDIKGGVNGGGFVSRVLFAVRWKLGALLGWDKPDSDTGVRRPCLRDRLPADLRDGPRGPDLGSSPFTSLYQREDEWAAEMANKTVQAVMHIGWVPDGAGGYHGQMAVLVKPNGLLGSLYMAAIKPFRYLGVYPALIRSIGREWEASAAQRSAS, from the coding sequence ATGCGACTTCCCCGAACCGACCACACCGACCGCCCGTGGCGGATCCACGAGATCGCCGACGACTTCACGGTCGAGGACGTATGGGCGCTGCCCACCCCCGGCGGACCCGACGACCTCGCGCTGTTGGTGCGCCAGTTCGCCGAGGACATCAAGGGCGGGGTGAACGGAGGCGGTTTCGTCTCCCGAGTGCTCTTCGCCGTCCGCTGGAAGCTCGGAGCGCTGCTCGGCTGGGACAAGCCGGATTCCGACACCGGTGTCCGGCGGCCCTGCCTGCGTGACCGGTTGCCGGCGGACCTTCGCGACGGTCCCCGGGGCCCCGACCTCGGCTCGTCCCCGTTCACCTCGCTCTACCAGCGGGAGGACGAATGGGCCGCGGAGATGGCCAACAAGACCGTGCAGGCGGTGATGCACATCGGCTGGGTACCGGACGGGGCCGGCGGCTATCACGGCCAGATGGCCGTCCTGGTGAAGCCGAACGGACTGCTCGGCTCGCTCTACATGGCGGCCATCAAGCCCTTCCGGTACCTCGGGGTGTACCCGGCGCTGATCCGCTCCATCGGCCGCGAGTGGGAAGCGAGCGCCGCCCAGCGGAGCGCGAGCTGA
- a CDS encoding nuclear transport factor 2 family protein: MSRETDEVSEAIAGELRLMDPSVRMSQSLARQLLDPHFVEVGASGRRWTYEEMLAELPEMDGAAEDGPRYEPSEMIGVMVAPGLAHITYETRIGADRARRSSLWRKQGATAEWQMYYHQATPVPPEDV, encoded by the coding sequence ATGAGCAGAGAGACTGACGAGGTAAGCGAAGCGATCGCGGGTGAGTTGCGCCTGATGGACCCCAGCGTGCGCATGTCACAGTCGCTGGCCCGGCAACTCCTTGACCCGCACTTCGTGGAAGTCGGCGCCTCGGGCCGGCGGTGGACGTACGAGGAAATGCTTGCCGAGCTGCCCGAGATGGATGGTGCCGCGGAAGACGGCCCGCGCTATGAACCCTCGGAAATGATCGGCGTCATGGTGGCGCCCGGGCTGGCGCACATCACCTACGAGACCAGGATCGGCGCAGATCGGGCACGGCGGAGTTCGCTCTGGCGTAAGCAGGGCGCGACGGCGGAGTGGCAGATGTACTACCACCAGGCCACACCCGTTCCGCCTGAGGACGTGTGA
- a CDS encoding TetR/AcrR family transcriptional regulator, with protein MGATRTPRGKWIEEGLRALVAGGPEAVRIEALAQALGVSKGGFYGYFRNRDALLTEMLDTWEYEVAESVIEQVESGGGEARARLQRLFDIVAASTDGPVRGTTADIAIRDWARRDAAVAERLRRVDNRRMDYLRSLFSSFCPDEDEVEVRCLLAVSVRIGNHFNAADNGKRSRAEVMELIGRRLLE; from the coding sequence ATGGGCGCGACCCGCACACCCCGCGGAAAGTGGATCGAGGAAGGCCTGCGGGCACTCGTCGCCGGCGGCCCCGAAGCCGTGCGGATCGAGGCGCTGGCCCAGGCGCTCGGCGTCAGCAAGGGCGGTTTCTACGGTTACTTCCGCAACCGGGACGCGCTGCTCACCGAGATGCTCGACACCTGGGAGTACGAGGTCGCCGAAAGCGTCATCGAGCAGGTGGAAAGCGGCGGGGGAGAGGCCAGGGCCAGACTGCAGCGGCTGTTCGACATCGTCGCCGCCAGCACCGACGGGCCGGTGCGGGGCACCACCGCCGACATCGCGATCCGCGACTGGGCCCGCCGCGACGCGGCCGTCGCCGAGCGCCTGCGCCGCGTCGACAACCGCCGTATGGACTACCTGCGTTCCCTGTTCTCCTCCTTCTGCCCCGATGAGGACGAGGTCGAGGTCCGCTGCCTGCTCGCCGTCTCGGTGCGCATCGGCAACCACTTCAACGCCGCCGACAACGGCAAGCGCAGCCGCGCGGAAGTGATGGAGCTGATCGGTCGACGGCTGCTTGAGTAG
- a CDS encoding macro domain-containing protein: MTESSVQPTLRVVLTDVNERVVEAWRAAFADTPAIEIRRGSILEEDVDAWVTPTNSRGRMDGGVDAAIKRHLGSGIQLRVQRAIRDRFAGALPVGSAVCVPSGATTPRYLISTPTMVQSSQNVSATLNVALACAAAFQAVHRQNRQVPGSIRSVALVGMGAQTGRVPARVCANLMWTGYTLFHDHWFEDDDELRATIITQLNGIENAPAEERVRIVPPKAADPVSAGHPADHVHSPTTTIESTSPMTDAINGAAPAQPDANDPLALTELFNGGGEPWLPLLKPVIEGLPDASRFIGKGRSPEVVPVRELTFQALKPNPPHKWKVVAFGQNPYPRPESATGIAMFDNTFSDWKDSQFGRVVSIRCIIKAAAMWKYGIAKKTPIADVRALLKERDTVQPPEWFQAMLTQGVLLLNASLTASGDGAMGADQHTAFWRPVAERIVEEILKAKQDADEEDRGIVFAWWGAHARSLKRVVLRLQEKYPDVEVRHIDHANPAAQGDIFCEGDHFAMVNEALASLGADAIDWLPSKGWNEGAAGADGGVAARMGAFIESTMNLHQLYLERLTSVKDEGLVLPAITGVFDTPLMDFQDAVAPVAATLSGITGHIDRSRDFGKRRADDMSTSLSADAIAALYLYTCESAFYREINAVLRSPDRTRVTPYLPYLRLLFSAVSGLPAHTKPLWRGVSLDLRAQYPVGRTVTWWGVSSCTSELHVARSFLGSRGKRTLFEVTPAQAVGIRSFSAFTGEEEYILTPGTQLKVTDVKSERSGLYTVKLTEVDAAPVVS; the protein is encoded by the coding sequence ATGACCGAGAGCAGTGTTCAGCCCACGCTGAGGGTGGTGCTGACGGACGTGAACGAGCGCGTGGTGGAGGCGTGGCGGGCGGCGTTCGCGGACACCCCCGCCATCGAGATCCGCAGGGGCTCGATCCTTGAAGAGGACGTCGACGCCTGGGTCACCCCGACGAACTCCCGGGGCCGGATGGACGGCGGGGTCGACGCCGCCATCAAGCGTCACCTCGGATCCGGCATCCAGCTACGTGTACAGCGCGCGATCCGCGACCGGTTCGCCGGAGCCCTCCCGGTGGGCAGCGCGGTCTGTGTCCCGTCGGGGGCAACCACCCCCCGGTACCTGATATCGACGCCGACGATGGTGCAGTCCTCGCAGAACGTGAGTGCCACACTGAACGTGGCACTGGCATGCGCCGCCGCGTTCCAGGCCGTTCACCGGCAGAACCGGCAGGTGCCGGGCAGCATCCGCTCCGTGGCGCTGGTCGGGATGGGTGCGCAGACCGGCCGGGTCCCGGCAAGGGTGTGCGCCAACCTCATGTGGACCGGCTACACGCTCTTCCACGACCACTGGTTCGAGGACGACGACGAGTTGCGCGCCACGATCATCACGCAGCTGAACGGAATCGAGAACGCCCCCGCCGAGGAGCGCGTACGCATAGTGCCGCCGAAGGCCGCCGATCCCGTCTCCGCCGGCCACCCGGCCGACCACGTCCACTCCCCGACCACGACGATCGAGAGCACTTCCCCCATGACCGACGCGATCAACGGCGCGGCGCCGGCCCAGCCCGACGCGAACGACCCCCTGGCTCTCACCGAACTCTTCAACGGCGGCGGTGAGCCCTGGCTTCCACTCCTGAAGCCGGTCATCGAGGGGCTGCCGGACGCCTCCCGGTTCATCGGGAAGGGCCGCAGCCCTGAGGTCGTCCCGGTTCGTGAACTGACCTTCCAGGCGCTCAAGCCCAACCCGCCACACAAGTGGAAGGTCGTCGCCTTCGGCCAGAACCCCTACCCGAGGCCGGAGAGCGCGACCGGCATAGCCATGTTCGACAACACCTTCAGCGACTGGAAGGACAGCCAGTTCGGCAGGGTCGTCAGCATCCGCTGCATCATCAAGGCAGCGGCGATGTGGAAGTACGGCATCGCCAAGAAGACGCCCATCGCCGACGTTCGCGCGTTGTTGAAGGAGCGGGACACCGTCCAGCCGCCGGAGTGGTTCCAGGCGATGCTCACGCAGGGTGTGCTGCTGCTCAACGCCTCTCTCACCGCCAGCGGCGACGGAGCGATGGGTGCCGACCAGCACACGGCGTTCTGGCGACCCGTCGCCGAACGGATCGTCGAGGAGATCCTCAAGGCCAAGCAGGACGCCGACGAAGAGGACCGCGGGATCGTGTTCGCCTGGTGGGGGGCGCACGCCCGCAGCCTGAAGCGGGTCGTCCTGCGACTCCAGGAGAAGTACCCGGACGTCGAGGTCCGGCACATCGACCACGCGAACCCGGCGGCGCAGGGCGACATCTTCTGCGAGGGCGACCACTTCGCCATGGTGAACGAGGCTCTCGCGTCACTGGGTGCCGACGCGATCGACTGGCTGCCGAGCAAGGGGTGGAACGAGGGCGCGGCCGGTGCGGACGGGGGCGTCGCGGCACGCATGGGCGCCTTCATCGAGTCGACCATGAACCTGCACCAGCTGTACCTGGAGCGGCTCACCAGCGTCAAGGACGAGGGCCTGGTCCTCCCCGCGATCACCGGCGTGTTCGACACCCCGCTGATGGATTTCCAGGACGCCGTCGCACCGGTCGCCGCGACGCTGTCCGGGATCACCGGACACATCGACCGGTCACGCGACTTCGGCAAGCGGCGGGCGGACGACATGTCCACCAGCCTGTCCGCCGACGCGATCGCCGCGCTCTACCTCTACACCTGCGAGTCCGCCTTCTACCGCGAGATCAACGCCGTCCTCCGCTCCCCGGACCGCACCAGGGTCACGCCCTACCTGCCGTACCTGAGGCTGCTGTTCTCGGCGGTCTCAGGGCTGCCCGCACACACGAAGCCGCTGTGGCGCGGTGTGTCGCTGGACCTGCGGGCGCAATACCCGGTGGGCCGGACGGTCACCTGGTGGGGCGTCTCCTCGTGCACCTCCGAGCTGCACGTGGCCCGCTCCTTCCTGGGCAGCCGCGGCAAGCGGACGCTCTTCGAGGTGACGCCCGCCCAAGCGGTCGGGATCAGGAGCTTCTCCGCCTTCACGGGGGAGGAGGAGTACATCCTCACGCCGGGCACGCAGCTCAAGGTGACGGACGTGAAGAGCGAGCGCAGCGGGCTGTACACGGTCAAGCTGACCGAAGTCGACGCCGCCCCCGTGGTGTCCTGA
- a CDS encoding substrate-binding domain-containing protein: MRRHVNQRQAQVLELVRARGTVRVADLARELGISPVTLRRDVEVMAARGEIRRMHGGISRVDPGRAPAPSAAAVAGGGAAEGLVVGMVVPTTEYYYADVVRGAREAVEARGARLTVGLTRYLPGEDRTQADRLLSTGAHGLLLTPNWEAGSPGPGEGAWTAELPVPTVLVERWAPPGHPAASLDRVASDHAHGAARAVQHLVELGHRRIALASRTTPTTARMRAGYEAAVSALGLEPAPPWPPAGPGPLSDADMFARTLDYLCEAVTAGGVTAALVHSDTDAIMLIPRLQARGVRVPEDLAVITYDDEVAGMADVPLSAVAPAKHEVGVRAAALLLDRLSAATPETAPRQHLDLLPRLTIRS, encoded by the coding sequence TTGAGAAGACACGTGAACCAGCGTCAGGCACAGGTGCTCGAGCTCGTCCGGGCACGCGGCACCGTGCGCGTGGCGGACCTGGCCCGGGAGCTCGGCATCTCGCCCGTCACCCTGCGCCGGGACGTCGAGGTGATGGCGGCGCGGGGCGAGATCCGGCGGATGCACGGGGGGATCAGCCGAGTGGACCCGGGCCGGGCTCCGGCTCCTTCGGCCGCTGCCGTCGCGGGCGGAGGTGCTGCCGAGGGCCTGGTGGTCGGGATGGTGGTCCCGACCACCGAGTACTACTACGCCGATGTCGTCCGCGGGGCCCGCGAAGCGGTCGAGGCAAGGGGTGCGCGGCTGACCGTCGGACTGACCCGGTACCTGCCGGGCGAGGACCGGACGCAGGCGGACCGGCTGCTGTCCACGGGGGCGCACGGGCTGCTGCTGACACCGAACTGGGAGGCCGGTTCGCCGGGACCCGGCGAGGGCGCCTGGACTGCCGAACTCCCGGTTCCGACGGTACTGGTGGAACGCTGGGCACCGCCGGGGCATCCGGCGGCCTCACTGGACCGGGTGGCCTCCGACCACGCGCACGGTGCGGCCCGCGCGGTGCAGCACCTGGTGGAGCTGGGGCACCGGCGGATCGCCCTCGCCAGCCGGACGACCCCGACCACGGCACGGATGCGGGCCGGATACGAGGCCGCCGTGTCCGCACTCGGACTGGAACCGGCCCCGCCGTGGCCGCCGGCCGGCCCGGGCCCGCTCTCGGACGCGGACATGTTCGCCCGGACGCTGGACTACCTCTGCGAGGCGGTGACGGCGGGCGGGGTGACCGCCGCCCTCGTCCACAGCGACACCGACGCGATCATGCTGATCCCGCGGCTCCAGGCGCGCGGAGTGCGGGTACCGGAGGACCTGGCGGTGATCACGTACGACGACGAGGTGGCCGGCATGGCCGACGTCCCCCTCTCGGCCGTGGCACCCGCCAAGCACGAGGTGGGCGTGCGAGCGGCCGCCCTCCTCCTGGACCGTCTGTCGGCCGCCACCCCGGAGACCGCCCCCCGCCAGCACCTGGACCTCCTCCCCCGCCTCACGATCCGCTCGTGA
- a CDS encoding MerR family transcriptional regulator produces the protein MDSDVLYSIGELSRRTGLTVKTVRFYSDKGIAPPTDRSPAGYRLYGPDALARLDLARTLRDLGLDLATVRKVLDREASMAEVTQAHADALDVQIETLRLRRAVLRAVAGRGPTTMEMDLMHRLATLSQAERRRLVSGFIDDAFKGLHTNPEFVTLMRSAGPELPDDPAPEQVEAWVELAGLCQDADFHVTLRRTAEEQAEEPSRQDIGTLHDALDQAIRERIDEAVSAGLLPVSAQGASLADSLGSLYARAFEDADASDLRRWLLARLQTTADPDAARYWQLLATINGWPASPTLAPVHSWFTTAFATSDDVRHKGLTR, from the coding sequence ATGGACAGCGACGTGCTCTATTCCATCGGAGAACTATCCCGCCGGACCGGCCTGACGGTGAAGACCGTCCGGTTCTATTCCGACAAGGGCATCGCCCCGCCGACCGACCGGAGCCCGGCCGGCTACCGGCTCTACGGCCCCGACGCACTCGCACGCCTGGACCTGGCCCGCACGCTGCGCGATCTCGGGCTCGATCTGGCGACCGTGCGCAAGGTGCTGGACCGGGAGGCATCCATGGCGGAAGTCACGCAAGCGCACGCCGACGCCCTGGACGTGCAGATCGAGACGCTCCGCCTGCGCCGGGCAGTACTCCGCGCGGTCGCCGGACGCGGCCCCACCACCATGGAGATGGACCTCATGCACCGACTCGCCACGCTCTCCCAGGCCGAACGACGCCGACTGGTGTCCGGCTTCATCGACGACGCCTTCAAAGGCCTTCACACCAACCCCGAGTTCGTGACCCTGATGCGATCCGCGGGACCCGAGCTCCCCGACGATCCCGCGCCCGAACAGGTCGAGGCCTGGGTGGAACTCGCCGGACTCTGCCAGGACGCCGACTTCCATGTCACGCTGCGCCGGACCGCGGAGGAGCAGGCGGAAGAGCCGTCCCGGCAGGACATCGGCACGCTGCACGACGCCCTCGACCAAGCGATCCGGGAACGCATCGACGAAGCCGTGTCCGCCGGCCTCCTGCCGGTCTCCGCCCAAGGAGCGTCCCTCGCCGACTCACTGGGCAGCCTCTACGCCCGCGCATTCGAGGATGCCGACGCGAGCGATCTGCGCCGCTGGCTCCTCGCCCGCCTGCAGACGACCGCCGACCCGGACGCCGCACGCTACTGGCAGCTCCTGGCAACGATCAACGGATGGCCCGCCTCACCCACGCTCGCTCCCGTCCACTCCTGGTTCACCACCGCCTTCGCCACGAGCGATGACGTCCGTCACAAGGGTCTGACGCGATGA
- a CDS encoding alpha/beta fold hydrolase: protein MQPTFVLVHGAFANSFSFAPLQAELGLLGHRSVAVDLPGHGFQATFTRAYQTPQDPEGLATAPGAIKGVTLADNAAHLIGILERAKRNGPVILVSHSRGGITATAAANARPDLIDRIVYVSAWCPVRLDVGDYYAEPEMAGVDPAAFASALAGNPAELGLLRVNFRTGNPDSLAAFKAAFFADGTDEQFLTFLNTFQPDENLDAGGSADRAQAATWGRIPKTYIRLADDASLPLAIQDRLIREGNELTPDNPYDVRTLEGSHLKWLVDPEPAARALGELATLPAPPVQA, encoded by the coding sequence ATGCAACCGACGTTCGTCCTGGTTCACGGAGCCTTCGCGAACTCCTTCTCCTTCGCGCCCCTTCAGGCCGAGCTCGGCCTCCTCGGGCACCGTTCGGTCGCCGTCGACCTGCCCGGCCACGGATTCCAGGCGACCTTCACCCGCGCCTACCAGACGCCCCAGGACCCCGAAGGGCTCGCCACCGCGCCCGGCGCGATCAAGGGCGTCACGCTCGCCGACAACGCCGCGCACCTGATCGGGATCCTGGAACGGGCCAAGCGGAACGGCCCCGTGATCCTCGTCTCCCACAGCCGCGGCGGCATCACCGCCACGGCCGCGGCCAACGCGCGCCCGGACCTGATCGACCGCATCGTCTACGTCTCGGCCTGGTGCCCCGTCCGTCTCGACGTCGGTGACTACTACGCCGAGCCGGAGATGGCCGGGGTCGACCCCGCTGCCTTCGCTTCGGCGCTGGCCGGGAACCCCGCCGAACTCGGCCTGCTCCGCGTCAACTTCCGCACCGGGAACCCGGACTCGCTCGCGGCGTTCAAGGCGGCCTTCTTCGCCGACGGCACCGACGAGCAGTTCCTCACCTTCCTGAACACCTTCCAGCCCGACGAGAACCTGGACGCCGGCGGCTCTGCCGACCGGGCGCAGGCCGCGACCTGGGGCCGCATCCCGAAGACCTACATCCGCCTGGCCGACGACGCGAGCCTGCCCCTCGCCATACAGGACCGACTGATCCGGGAGGGCAACGAGCTGACGCCGGACAACCCGTACGACGTCCGCACGCTGGAGGGCAGCCACCTGAAGTGGCTGGTCGACCCGGAGCCGGCGGCCCGCGCCCTGGGCGAACTCGCCACGCTCCCGGCCCCGCCCGTCCAGGCGTGA